In one Gopherus evgoodei ecotype Sinaloan lineage chromosome 1, rGopEvg1_v1.p, whole genome shotgun sequence genomic region, the following are encoded:
- the LOC115648059 gene encoding putative olfactory receptor 52P1: MAAFNLTPSDPSTFILMGTPGMEAAHFWISIPFSMVYIIGLLGNVMVLFVIGKEETLQKLMYLLLCMLALTDIPMSTSVVPKALCIFWFNLKGITVGGCLTQLFLLHASAMTHSAVLVTMAFDRYVAICNPLRYATILTNSRIAKLGLVGLTRAVLLILPVPLLLSRQPFCANCFIPHTYCEHMAVSKMSCGDTTLNRTYGLVIIFVVTGLDLTLIALSYGQITRAILQISSKKAHQKALDTCTAHISVMLTSCIPFLFTTITHWFGHVIAPHLHIILANLYFLLPPMLNPIIYGVKTKEFRDKVGKCPCRI; this comes from the coding sequence ATGGCAGCTTTCAATCTCACCCCCTCTGACCCTTCAACATTCATCCTAATGGGCACCCCTGGCATGGAAGCTGCCCACttctggatttccatccctttctctatGGTCTACATTATCGGCCTGTTGGGAAATGTCATGGTTCTGTTTGTCATAGGGAAAGAAGAAACCCTGCAGAAGCTGatgtacctgctgctctgcatgctggcacTCACAGACATCCCCATGTCGACCTCCGTCGTGCCAAaggcactgtgtatattttggttcaatttgaaaGGCATTACTGTGGGTGGCTGCCTCACCCAGTTGTTCCTCCTGCATGCGAGTGCTATGACACATTCAGCCGTGCTCGTGACAATGGCCTTTGATCGCTATGTTGCCATATGTAACCCTCTGCGGTACGCCACCATCCTCACCAATTCACGAATAGCTAAGCTAGGGCTCGTGGGTTTGACAAGAGCTGTTCTCTTAATTCTGCCGGTTCCCCTTCTCCTGAGCaggcagccattctgtgccaacTGCTTTATCCCCCACACATACTGTGAGCACATGGCTGTGTCAAAAATGTCATGCGGGGACACCACACTCAACAGGACGTATGGCTTGGTGATAATATTTGTAGTCACTGGTTTAGACCTGACACTCATTGCCCTCTCCTACGGTCAGATTACCAGGGCCATCCTCCAAATCTCCTCTAAGAAAGCCCACCAGAAAGCCCTTGACACCTGCACAGCCCACATCTCTGTGATGCTGACTTCTTGTATTCCCTTCCTCTTCACGACTATAACTCACTGGTTCGGTCACGTCATTGCTCCCCATCTTCACATCATCTTGGCTAACCTctatttcctccttccccccatgctCAACCCTATCATTTATGGGGTCAAAACCAAAGAGTTCCGTGACAAAGTGGGCAAATGCCCCTGCAGAATATGA